In Halopelagius longus, the following proteins share a genomic window:
- the pfkB gene encoding 1-phosphofructokinase, giving the protein MTDDVLTVTMNPAVDHTLRIDEPLTSGAVARTDDVQFDAGGKGINVSKYLTALDVSAPATGFLGGPFGRMIRTQLDDDGVPNDFVEIPDPTRLNTTVLSPDAEYKINHDGPTVGEDAVSDLVERVGTHDPDTVVVAGSLPPGVTTDAVDRLARAGEWDTAVDTSGSLLTELDAEYLVCKPNREELRAATGRSVDSIEECAAAADELRKRGFRYVVASLGPDGAVLVSESESVHAPAAEADVVDTVGAGDALLSGFLAGLARGESETVALQTGVTVAARVVAVSGTRVPDFDGVFDVRSGVSVSPT; this is encoded by the coding sequence GTGACCGACGACGTGCTGACGGTCACGATGAACCCCGCGGTGGACCACACGCTCCGAATCGACGAACCGCTGACCTCCGGGGCCGTCGCGCGGACGGACGACGTCCAGTTCGACGCCGGCGGCAAGGGGATCAACGTCTCGAAGTACCTCACTGCACTCGACGTCTCCGCGCCGGCGACGGGCTTTCTCGGCGGTCCCTTCGGCCGGATGATTCGGACGCAACTGGACGACGACGGCGTTCCGAACGACTTCGTGGAGATTCCCGACCCGACGCGACTGAACACGACCGTCCTGAGCCCGGACGCCGAGTACAAGATAAACCACGACGGCCCGACGGTCGGCGAGGACGCCGTCTCGGACCTCGTCGAACGGGTCGGAACGCACGACCCCGACACCGTCGTCGTCGCCGGGAGCCTCCCGCCCGGCGTCACGACGGACGCCGTGGACAGACTCGCCCGCGCGGGCGAGTGGGACACGGCCGTCGATACGAGCGGGTCGCTCCTCACGGAACTCGACGCGGAGTACCTCGTCTGTAAACCGAACCGCGAGGAACTGCGCGCGGCGACCGGTCGCTCGGTCGACTCAATCGAGGAGTGCGCCGCCGCCGCCGACGAACTCCGAAAGCGGGGCTTCCGCTACGTCGTCGCGTCGCTCGGACCGGACGGTGCGGTCCTCGTCTCCGAGTCGGAGTCGGTTCACGCGCCCGCGGCCGAGGCGGACGTGGTCGATACGGTCGGCGCGGGCGACGCCCTCCTCTCGGGCTTCCTCGCGGGACTGGCCCGCGGCGAATCCGAAACCGTCGCGCTACAGACCGGCGTGACCGTCGCCGCGCGCGTCGTCGCCGTCTCCGGCACTCGCGTGCCCGATTTCGACGGCGTGTTCGACGTCCGAAGCGGCGTGTCCGTCTCTCCGACCTGA
- the glpR gene encoding HTH-type transcriptional regulator GlpR, which produces MLPAERKRRIVELVSADDGRSVEGLSEELDYSKATIRRDLRELEDRGLIERSHGGAVPVTTVGREQTYGQKEVQNLDGKRAIADRAVSEISDGQVVFFDSGTTTMQVARKAPKDGSILAVTNSPRLAVELGKEDNDVKLTGGTLRRRTRALVGPTAESFMERTNFDLLFLGTNAIDPDGGLTTPNEDEARMKQLMVEKASRVVLVADTTKVGKRSFVQFADLSDVDLFITDGDLPTRERDAFENEGMTVREVTPE; this is translated from the coding sequence ATGTTACCCGCAGAGCGAAAACGGCGAATCGTGGAGCTCGTTTCGGCGGACGACGGACGGTCCGTCGAAGGCCTCTCGGAGGAACTCGACTACTCGAAGGCGACTATCAGGCGCGACCTTCGGGAGTTAGAGGACCGCGGCCTCATCGAACGGTCCCACGGAGGCGCAGTCCCCGTCACCACCGTCGGACGCGAACAGACCTACGGACAGAAGGAGGTACAGAACCTCGACGGGAAGCGAGCGATAGCAGACAGAGCGGTCTCGGAGATTTCGGACGGACAGGTCGTCTTCTTCGACTCCGGGACGACGACGATGCAGGTAGCCCGGAAGGCCCCGAAGGACGGGTCCATCCTCGCGGTGACGAACTCGCCGCGTCTGGCCGTCGAACTCGGCAAGGAGGACAACGACGTGAAGCTGACCGGCGGCACCCTCCGCCGCCGGACGCGCGCCCTCGTCGGGCCGACGGCGGAGTCGTTCATGGAGCGAACGAACTTCGACCTCCTGTTTCTCGGCACGAACGCCATCGACCCCGACGGCGGCCTGACGACGCCGAACGAGGACGAGGCGCGGATGAAGCAGTTGATGGTCGAGAAGGCCTCGCGCGTCGTCCTCGTCGCGGACACGACGAAGGTCGGAAAGCGGAGTTTCGTCCAGTTCGCGGACCTGTCGGACGTCGACCTGTTCATCACCGACGGTGACCTCCCGACGAGAGAGCGCGACGCGTTCGAAAACGAGGGAATGACGGTCCGCGAGGTGACTCCGGAGTGA
- a CDS encoding PTS sugar transporter subunit IIA, with amino-acid sequence MLEDDIDRLLPKAHVSLEEPPASKEAAIEYLLDLIAENGRVTDRETALEALHEREKEATTGVGMGIGIPHAKTEAVEEPSVAFARSTEGIDFDAMDDEPAKLLFMILVPAEGGEEHLQILSSLSRALMHEDVREKLLEADSKDTVQNTVREAVE; translated from the coding sequence ATGCTCGAAGATGACATCGACCGACTGTTGCCGAAAGCGCACGTCTCGCTCGAAGAGCCTCCGGCGTCGAAGGAGGCGGCCATCGAGTATCTCCTCGACCTCATCGCCGAGAACGGTCGGGTGACCGACCGCGAGACGGCGCTCGAAGCCCTGCACGAACGCGAGAAGGAGGCGACCACCGGCGTCGGCATGGGTATCGGCATCCCGCACGCGAAGACCGAGGCCGTCGAGGAGCCGTCCGTCGCGTTCGCTCGCTCCACCGAGGGAATCGACTTCGACGCGATGGACGACGAGCCCGCGAAACTGCTGTTCATGATTCTCGTCCCCGCGGAGGGCGGCGAGGAGCACCTCCAGATTCTCAGTTCGCTCTCGCGTGCGCTCATGCACGAGGACGTCCGCGAGAAACTGCTGGAGGCCGACAGCAAAGACACCGTCCAGAACACCGTCCGGGAGGCGGTCGAGTGA
- a CDS encoding PTS fructose transporter subunit IIC: MSKKSAENAYRSYLTSVKEDLMTGVSYMIPFVTIGGIFLALGYAVAGVSGTGVENVFDATGTVGWFLAQIGDAGLTLMVPALGAYIAYAIADRPGLAPGFVLSWILQQGVVLQSAGNAVGLQGGEAGAGYLGALVAGLLAGYVARWIKNRDVPGFVQPMMPVLIVPVLTVAILAPVLLFVVGVPVATANAALNSYLQGLQGGQAVLVGAILGGMMAVDMGGPVNKVAYLFAVGLIGEGVYAPMAAVMIGGMIPPIGLAISNFIAPHKYAAEMYENAKSGIVLGLSFITEGAIPYASADPLRVIPSIVAGSAVGGAISMSMSVTMPAPHGGIFVVPLSNKPLMFLAAIVIGSLVTAVIATVIKPDFEDRIATEGETETATSSD; encoded by the coding sequence ATGTCCAAGAAGTCAGCTGAGAACGCGTACAGGTCCTACCTGACCTCGGTCAAGGAGGACCTGATGACCGGCGTATCGTACATGATTCCGTTCGTCACCATCGGCGGAATCTTCCTCGCTCTCGGCTACGCCGTGGCGGGGGTCTCCGGCACGGGCGTCGAGAACGTGTTCGACGCGACGGGGACGGTCGGGTGGTTCCTCGCGCAGATCGGGGACGCCGGCCTCACCCTCATGGTCCCGGCACTCGGCGCGTACATCGCGTACGCTATCGCCGACCGTCCGGGCCTCGCGCCGGGGTTCGTCCTCTCGTGGATACTCCAGCAGGGGGTCGTCCTGCAGTCGGCGGGTAACGCCGTCGGACTGCAGGGCGGCGAGGCCGGGGCCGGTTACCTCGGCGCACTCGTCGCGGGCCTCCTCGCGGGGTACGTCGCTCGCTGGATAAAGAACCGCGACGTCCCCGGGTTCGTCCAGCCGATGATGCCGGTGCTCATCGTGCCGGTGCTTACGGTCGCGATTCTCGCGCCGGTTCTCCTGTTCGTCGTGGGCGTTCCGGTTGCGACCGCGAACGCCGCGTTGAACTCCTACCTGCAGGGTCTGCAGGGCGGACAGGCCGTCCTCGTCGGTGCCATCCTCGGCGGGATGATGGCCGTCGACATGGGCGGTCCGGTGAACAAGGTGGCGTACCTCTTCGCCGTCGGCCTCATCGGCGAGGGCGTCTACGCGCCCATGGCCGCCGTGATGATCGGGGGGATGATTCCGCCCATCGGACTGGCCATCTCGAACTTCATCGCGCCGCACAAGTACGCCGCCGAGATGTACGAGAACGCCAAGTCCGGCATCGTCCTCGGCCTCTCGTTCATCACGGAGGGTGCGATTCCGTACGCCTCCGCGGACCCCCTGCGGGTCATCCCCTCCATCGTCGCCGGAAGCGCCGTCGGCGGCGCGATATCGATGTCGATGAGCGTCACGATGCCCGCCCCGCACGGCGGCATCTTCGTCGTCCCCCTCTCGAACAAGCCGCTGATGTTCCTCGCGGCCATCGTCATCGGATCGCTCGTCACCGCGGTCATCGCCACGGTCATCAAGCCCGACTTTGAGGACCGCATCGCCACCGAAGGAGAGACGGAGACCGCAACGTCAAGCGACTGA
- the ptsH1 gene encoding phosphocarrier protein HPr, whose product MPERVVTVVPEDGLHARPASLFVERANEYDATVEVGPADGDLVNASSMLSVTGLGVAAGDEVRLVAEGDDAEAALDALEEILTTPEDEL is encoded by the coding sequence ATGCCCGAACGCGTCGTCACCGTCGTCCCCGAGGACGGCCTGCACGCCCGTCCGGCGTCGCTGTTCGTCGAACGGGCGAACGAGTACGACGCGACGGTCGAAGTCGGCCCCGCCGACGGCGACCTCGTGAACGCGTCGAGCATGCTCTCGGTCACCGGTCTCGGCGTCGCCGCGGGCGACGAAGTTCGCCTCGTCGCGGAGGGCGACGACGCGGAGGCGGCGCTCGACGCTCTGGAGGAGATACTTACCACGCCCGAGGACGAACTGTAA
- the ptsP gene encoding phosphoenolpyruvate--protein phosphotransferase codes for MTERRIDGIGVTPLSGVGTVVWYSPDAELDDPPEPDSVDTEAETARFEDARTTAREELKAERERTAERVGEDEAAVFDAHVQFLDDPQITDGVSDRIEGGLPAEHAVSETFAEFIEQFEGMEGRMAERADDLRDVRDRLVRVLSGGERVNLGDLPEGSVVLAERLTPSDTAQLDPSKVAGFVTVAGGRTSHAAIFARSLALPAVVGVGDELHEVEDGTDVVVNGTDGVVTFDPDEETREAAAGGDDADIRDEPVSTADGTEIEVAANVGTRKDLGPATERGADGIGLYRTEFLFLDRESPPDEEEQYEAYVEALDAFPEGRVVVRTLDVGGDKPIDYLDLPEEENPFLGERGIRRSLGPDSDLFETQLRALLRAAGSENGEGLAVMLPLVATVEEVRAARETMDEVAADLDDEGVEYARPEFGVMVETPAAAFVADELVEHVEFFSIGTNDLAQYVMAAERGNERVSELGDYRQPAVLRAIRATVEATEGTDAWVGMCGEMAGDPDLTTLLLGLGLDELSMSAVTVPQVKEAVTETTLSDARALAEDALEAGTKDEVQRVLTNNIQQ; via the coding sequence ATGACCGAACGACGAATCGACGGCATCGGCGTGACGCCCCTCTCGGGGGTCGGGACGGTCGTCTGGTACTCGCCGGACGCGGAACTCGACGACCCGCCGGAGCCCGACTCGGTCGATACGGAGGCCGAGACGGCCCGGTTCGAGGACGCCCGGACGACCGCCCGAGAGGAACTGAAAGCCGAACGCGAGCGAACGGCGGAACGCGTCGGCGAGGACGAGGCGGCGGTGTTCGACGCGCACGTCCAGTTCCTCGACGACCCGCAGATAACCGACGGCGTGAGCGACCGCATCGAGGGCGGACTCCCGGCCGAACACGCCGTTTCCGAGACGTTCGCGGAGTTCATCGAGCAGTTCGAGGGGATGGAGGGCCGGATGGCCGAACGCGCCGACGACCTGCGCGACGTACGCGACAGACTCGTTCGCGTCCTCTCGGGCGGCGAACGCGTGAACCTCGGCGACCTGCCGGAGGGAAGCGTCGTCCTCGCGGAGCGACTGACGCCCAGCGACACGGCGCAACTGGACCCCTCGAAGGTGGCCGGCTTCGTCACCGTCGCGGGCGGCCGCACGTCGCACGCGGCCATCTTCGCCCGGTCGCTGGCGCTTCCGGCCGTCGTCGGCGTCGGCGACGAACTGCACGAAGTCGAAGACGGCACCGACGTGGTGGTGAACGGCACCGACGGCGTCGTCACCTTCGACCCCGACGAGGAGACGCGGGAGGCCGCCGCGGGCGGCGACGACGCGGACATCCGCGACGAACCCGTCTCGACGGCCGACGGCACGGAGATAGAAGTCGCCGCCAACGTCGGGACGCGAAAGGATCTCGGCCCGGCGACGGAACGCGGCGCGGACGGCATCGGCCTCTACCGCACCGAGTTCCTCTTCCTCGACAGGGAGTCGCCGCCGGACGAAGAGGAACAGTACGAGGCGTACGTCGAAGCACTCGACGCGTTCCCCGAGGGGCGCGTCGTCGTCCGAACGCTCGACGTGGGCGGCGACAAGCCCATCGACTACCTCGATTTGCCCGAGGAGGAGAACCCGTTCCTCGGCGAACGCGGCATCCGTCGCTCCCTCGGCCCCGACTCGGACCTCTTCGAGACGCAACTCCGCGCACTCCTGCGCGCCGCGGGGTCCGAGAACGGCGAGGGATTGGCCGTCATGCTTCCCCTCGTCGCCACCGTCGAGGAGGTTCGGGCCGCCCGCGAGACGATGGACGAGGTGGCCGCCGACTTAGACGACGAGGGCGTCGAGTACGCCCGCCCCGAGTTCGGCGTGATGGTCGAGACGCCCGCGGCGGCGTTCGTCGCGGACGAACTCGTCGAACACGTCGAGTTCTTCAGCATCGGCACGAACGACCTCGCGCAGTACGTGATGGCCGCCGAACGAGGCAACGAACGCGTCTCCGAACTCGGCGACTACCGTCAGCCCGCGGTCCTGCGGGCCATCCGCGCGACGGTCGAAGCGACGGAGGGCACCGACGCCTGGGTCGGCATGTGCGGCGAGATGGCCGGCGACCCCGACCTGACGACGTTGCTCTTGGGCCTCGGACTCGACGAACTCAGCATGAGCGCGGTCACCGTCCCGCAGGTCAAGGAGGCGGTGACCGAGACGACCCTCTCGGACGCTCGGGCTCTCGCCGAGGACGCCCTCGAAGCCGGCACAAAAGATGAAGTACAGCGCGTGTTAACAAATAACATCCAACAATGA